GGACGTGCGGGTCGACAGCGAGGAAGGCATTGGCACGAACTACACCGTGCGCCTGCCGGTGGCCCCGGGCCACGGACACGACAGGGGGCCGGCACCCACGCCCTCGCGGCGCCTCGTGCGAGCACCTCCCCCGCGCCGCTTGCGAGCACCTCTCCGAATCCGCCCATGCGAGACTCCTGACATGACCTCCGCGACCATCGCCGCGCTCGAGGCCGCCGCGGCCAGCAATACCCTCCACACCTGGCTGGCGGCGCTGCCGGAAGACGTCCGGCGCTGGGAGGTGCGGCGTGCCCTCGAGCTCGACCGGCGGCTGTGGACCCAGCACCCCGCCTCCCTCGCGAGCTGCCTGCTCGCGCGCACCCTCCACCTCCCCGGGCTCGCCGCGCTGCGCGAGGCGTGGATCCACGAGCTCGACTCACGCGGCATCCCGTGGATCCGCGCGCTGCGGCCGCTGCCGGTCGCCGACGGGCTGCTCGCCGAGCTGCACGCGGACGAGACCTTCACCTTCGACGGGCTGCACCGGCCCCGCTTCGAATCGGAGGGCATCGTCCTGCTCGAGGCGATCCACTTCCACCCGAGCGTGCAGGCTCCCAGACAGCGCCGGAAGGAGCGGCTGTGCTGGGACTGGGAGCGCGGCGAGGCGGTGCTCGAGCCGGCGTCCCAGTCCGAGGAGCCCGAGGCGCGCGATCGCACCCCGAGGTTCGAGAGCGACGGCTGGGGTCCGGTGTATCTCGTGCGTGCGCCGGGCCAGGCCCGCGAGCCCCTGCCATGCCCGCCGGGAGGCAGCGCCTCGGCCCGCTTCAGCGCGGACGGCCGGCGGCTGTTCGTCTACGGCACGCACGACGAATACGCGGGCGGCTTCGTGTACGTCGTCGAGCTCGCGACGCTGGCGATCGAGCGCCAGACCGATACCCACGCCCCCGTGAGCACCGTCCACGAGTGCTCGCGCGCCGGCCTGTTGCTGCTCAACACCTACCGTGGCCTCGTGGTGTGGAGCGGCGAGCGCCCGCGGCCCCTGCCGCTCACCGCGAAGGAGGCGAGCCTGTCGCCGAGCGGCCGTTACGTGGCGACGTTCGACGGCCGTCTCCGGCTCTGGTTGCTCTCCGAGCTGCTGCGCGTTGAGCACGTTCCGCAGGCGGGCTTCCCGAGCCGCTTCGATCCGAGCGGGACGCGCCTGCTGTCCGGGCGGAGGCTCTCCGACGGCCACACGGGCGAGCCGATCGCCGAGCTGACGCCCACGTACGGCGAATACCTCGAAGGAGGGCCCGCGTCGAAGTGGTTGCACTTCGGCGAGCGCTTCCTGATCTTGATGCACTCCGGGCTGTGCGCCTGGGACACGCGCACGGGGGCCCCGCTGCGTGTCGAGGAGTCCCTGCACTTCGGCTCGAGGTATGAGCTCGCGTACGACCGCGCCGGCTCGCGGCTCGCGGTGCTGTATCGGGGGGAGGGGGAGGTGGAGCTCTATGGGCTCCCGGAGGGACGGCGGCTCGCGACGAGGGTGTTCAGCCTCGAGGGGACGGAGCTGGCGATGTCCCCGGATGGGGAGACGCTCGCGGTCCGGCAGGGCCTGGAGGTCGAGGTGCGCGCCGTGTCCGGAGCGCTGCTGCGGCGCTTCACCCATCCGGGCGGCGACCCCACGTCGGGGGGGCCGAGGCATCAGGGCAGCACGCTGCGCTTCTCGGAAGACGGAGGGCGCATCGCGAGCTTCCTGCTGGGGGATGGCTGGCGGCTCTGGTCCCTGGAGGACGAGCACGTGGAGCACCTCGACGCGTACGCGGCGCTCGACTCGCTCATCGGCTTCGCGGTGCCGCGGCCTGGCGATTGGGACCTGGAGGCGGGCACCTCGACGCTGTTCGTGCATCGGCCGACGGGCACCCACATCCGCCTGCCGGCCGGGGGTCCGTGGGTCTGCAACCCCGCGGCTCCGCGGTATCTCGCCAGCGACGACCTGCACCTCGAGTTGCGCGCCCGCTGACGCGCGCGCTGTTCCGCCGGCCCGTCTTCGCCCTCTGCACCGCCACGGCGTTCATCTCGGGGCCGGCGCTGTACGTGGGCGGCGTCTTCATCCCGCTGTTCATGCAGGGCGTGCTGCGCTCGAGCGCCTCGGCCACCGGGAGAGTGTCCAGGGCGGGATTCGAACCCGGTACGGGGGGATGGAAAACCTCGCTCCCTCGCCGCGCTCGAGCGGGCGCCCTTCACGTGGAAGGGAGCAACCTCGAGGTCCGCCTGGTTCGCCTGGTGAAGCCCTGGACTAGCGCGTAGCGCACGACACCTGCCGGAGGGCGTCGCCGAGCAACCGGAGAGGATCCGCGGGCAGCTCGCTCGCGCGCCAGGCCACGTAGCCATCCGGACGGATCAGCGAGGCCCCTCCTGTCCCGAGGCCGAACGCCGTCCGGAAGGCTTTCTCATCGGACGGCCGCACATCGACGCCGATGCGGAGGCACTGCACGTCGATGCCCAGTTGCTTGCCAACCTGCTCTGCGGCGAGGCACCACCGCTCTTCCTGAGCGAGCAGCACCCATGCACGCTGGAGCAAGTCGAGCGTGGACACCCGTTCGTCGTCTTTGAACACCCACGCATGCGGCGCGCGCGTGCCGGGCTGACCGGCCCACTGATCGGGCCGCAGCGCGGGTGGGAGCTCGTCGCCGGCATCGAGCACCGCGGTCGAGCGATACAACTGACCGAATTCCACGGCGTCATCGTCGAGGATCGGCACGTCCTTGGAGCTCCCGGCCGCGTCCGCCGCGTAGTCGGCCCGGGCGAATAGCTGTCCATGTCGGAGCCATGCGATCGGGCGCCGTTCGGCATCGTAGGTGTCGAGCAGCCGCGGCGTTGACACACCGGAGAGGACCGAGGACAACTTCCACGCGAGATTGTGGGCATCCGCGATACCCGTGTTCGCACCATAGCCACCCCGAGTGGGTGGCAGGGTGTGCGCGGCATCTCCGGCAAGGAAGACCCTGCCGGACGCGAAGCTGTCCGCGATGAGTGCGCTCAGCTCCCAACGACCGGTGGTGATGAGCTCGAGCTCGAGATCCGTCCTGCCGATCGCCTTGGACACCATCGCCCTCAGCGTGCCCTCGTCGCGCTCCTCGTCATCCGAGAACATCAGCACCCAGCGGCCATCGCCGTAGGTCGTGAGGAACGCCTGGAGCCCCGGCTGGTCGATGTTGAACTGCGTGATCCCTTTTTGAAGGTACTCCTCGAGCGGAGCCCGGAAGAGAACGCTGCGCAGCGTCCGGATATGGCCGCGTCCCTTCCGACCAATCCCCAACGCCTCGCGAATCGGGCTGCGATGGCCATCCGCCGCGATCAGATAGGCAGCCCGCATCGCGTACTCGCTTCCATCGCGGGCGCGCAGCGAGGCGACGACACCGTCAGCATTCTGCTCGAAGCCGATCAACTCCGTTTCGAACCGGATGTCGGCACCGAGCGCAATTGCCTTTTCACGAAGGATGGGCTCGAGGCGATCCTGCGAGAGCGCGGCGCCAGCGCACGGCGAGTACTCAACCCTGGGCTCCTGCCGGCTCTCGGGTGTCCATGGGGTCTCCTCGAACCACTTTCCGGCCAGACTCTCGACCCGGCTCCGGCGCAGCCGGAAGTCGGCCGGCGCCTGCGGAATGCGAGGGCCCAGCCCGACCGCACGAAAGAGCTCCAGCGTCCTCGGCGTGTAGCCGATCGCACGTGGATGCGGTGAGCTGCCAGGGTGCCGCTCGACGAGAACGGTTGGCACACCGCGCCAGGCGAGAAACATCGCGGCCGACAAGCCCACCAGGCCGCCCCCGACCACGAGCACTGAGGTTGAATCTGTTTTCATCACCGCCTCCGATACAGCGTATCCGTCGATACAGTGTATCGAGCGACCAGGGTTGTCAACCACGTTCCATTCAGGACAAGAAGAGCCGCGATGACCGCTCGACAGAAACCGCCCGCGACTGAAGCGGCCCTCATCTGGGAACGCCCCGAGCCCGCGAACCGTCCCGCGCCCGGCCCCCTGAGCAGGGAACGAATCGTGCGCGCCGCCATCGCGCTGGCCGACAAGGACGGCCTCGCCTCGGTGTCGTTGCGAAAGGTCGGAGCCGAGCTCAATGCCGGGCCGATGCGGCTCTACGGCTATCTGTCCACCAAGGAGGAGCTGCTCGAGCTCATGGTGGACGCGGTCTACGGTGAAATGGCGTCCGCCGGGCCGATCCGCGGCGACTGGCGCGAGGCGCTCCGGTCGATCGCACAGCGCACCCGGCAGGCGGCCAAGAAGCACAAGTGGTTCATCGACCTGCTGGGAGGCCGCCATCATCTCGGCCCGAATGCCCTCGCCCATCTCGAGGCGTCACTCGCCGCGTTGAGCGAGATGCCGGGCTTCGAGAACATCGATGACATCCTCCAGGCTGTCGGGGCCGTCAATGACTACGTCATCGGCGCGCTCCTGAGCGAAGCCAGCGAGCTGCGAGCCGAGCTCGAAAGCGGCATGAACGAGACGGAATGGCAGAACGCCACGTGGCCCTACCTCCAGCGGATGATCGCCACCGGCCGCTTCCCGACTCTCGCCAGGGTGGTTCGGGACGCCACCCACCCCTCGTCGGACGTCCGATTCGACAGGGGGCTGGACTGCGTGCTCGACGGTATCGCGGCACGACTTTCGCGCTGAACGCTTCAACAGGGGGGAGACATTCGAAAATCAGGGACGATTTACCGCTCATTCATCCTTGCGCTTGCAACCAGTCTTCGCCCGACGGAATGTCGCGGTAGGATTGTCTGCGTTCTTGAACCAATTGAATCGCCCATTACCTCCCGCCTGAAGTTCCGGCGGCAGTTTGGCGCACTCACCTTGGCTGCTGATACCGCCGTATCTGGCACCCCAGCCATCGACTGAAGCTGCGTATAGGCAGGCTAGAGGCAATCTGGAAGGAGAAGACGCCTTGATGGGGCGCTGCGTCAGGGAGGGCTTCGCACCCGCCAGCACTTGGCCTCCCGCCGCCTCCACTAGAAGTTACCCGCCGCCTTGAGTCGAACCCACTCCTGACGAGGAGGAGTGGAGCATCTTGGGGGACCAGATCGGTTCTTGTCGGACCAGAGTTGGAGCAGATCCGTATGCGTATAGGCAGGAGAGAGACGGTGTAAGAGGGGCCGAGGAGGGCCGCTGACGGGTGCCGGCCGGGCTGTGAGCCGGGCCGGTGGAGAGGCCACGCAGCCTGCTTGGGCAGGCCTGCCCAGGCCGCCCTCCCATGAGGAGCGCGGCAGGGGCATCAGGTCTCTTGGCTGTGGCGGCGTCAGCCTCAACACCCTGCGTCCTGGGGTGGCGCTCGCGCCGGAGTAATGATGCAGAAAATCGGCGGTGACATGACGTCACGCCACCTGGCTCCCGGCCGGGGCGGGCCTTCGCGCGTCCTCTGCTTGTACAATCCGATTTCCCGGAAGACGATGGTTCGTTGCATTTCTCTGCCCCGGCAAAGGAAGTCTCATGCATCGGAAGTCAGTCACCGCGCTGCTCTGTCTCTTGGGGTTCTCCATCAGCCTCTCGGGCTGCGGCCAACGCCCGGAGCAGGACTCAAACCCGCACTCGCGGACAATCACCCTGGACGGCCGCGGCTACACACCCGTCTGGGCCGGCACGGGCAGCATGAGCGGGTACCGCTCCGGGCACACCGCCACCCTGCTCTCCAACGGCGGGGTCCTCGTCGCGGGCGGCTACGGGGGTGAAGGGGCGATCGCCACCGCCGAACTCTACGACCCGGCTACCGGCTCCTGGAGCCCCACCGGCAACCTGGCCGCCCCCCGCTCCTGGCACACCGCCATCCTGCTCTCCAACGGCAAGGTTCTCATCGCCGGGGGCGACAACGGGTTCCTCACCGCCACCGCCGAGCTCTACGACCCGGCCACCGGCTCCTGGAGCTC
The sequence above is drawn from the Archangium gephyra genome and encodes:
- a CDS encoding ATP-binding protein; its protein translation is MSQEEQPRPPSNEHRLLELLDAVPGCEFIDTGTVNKLSATLKMLEFGTRRVGDPELVARARALIERAQESCKHIQSVLQDAALLKVDLRSPKDPAPVDVQALLDAMLRLTRIERERIAELQRDVESPLPRVVGDEAALARVVFTLLLNALGLMRSDPSRRHVLGVRLQRHLGRVLLTLSTTGPGIPSGLVPRLFDLLCPPLVPGAGQWVGLSLSQDCVQRMGGELRVESPPEGGVSFSLLLRVARRPQAGDAVARPEPWGGLSALIRGEEQRLRALQNDLRNTLRARVACLCLELVSSYAPLRSALKPLAGCLKEMGRKEPGSRPLSRKMLRGVLQVLAYHRSRARELRHMRYRPPGTLRPVGVHACLAAALRICHAGQVPELRLETDFAPRLPRVSGSEGHLRGVFLLLLRMCLWMWKGPRPRQDVLRVRTVQEGRWVRVTFSVTGHVLPREFWASVVDEGYHSGARESYALPLGHALLQAMGGDVRVDSEEGIGTNYTVRLPVAPGHGHDRGPAPTPSRRLVRAPPPRRLRAPLRIRPCETPDMTSATIAALEAAAASNTLHTWLAALPEDVRRWEVRRALELDRRLWTQHPASLASCLLARTLHLPGLAALREAWIHELDSRGIPWIRALRPLPVADGLLAELHADETFTFDGLHRPRFESEGIVLLEAIHFHPSVQAPRQRRKERLCWDWERGEAVLEPASQSEEPEARDRTPRFESDGWGPVYLVRAPGQAREPLPCPPGGSASARFSADGRRLFVYGTHDEYAGGFVYVVELATLAIERQTDTHAPVSTVHECSRAGLLLLNTYRGLVVWSGERPRPLPLTAKEASLSPSGRYVATFDGRLRLWLLSELLRVEHVPQAGFPSRFDPSGTRLLSGRRLSDGHTGEPIAELTPTYGEYLEGGPASKWLHFGERFLILMHSGLCAWDTRTGAPLRVEESLHFGSRYELAYDRAGSRLAVLYRGEGEVELYGLPEGRRLATRVFSLEGTELAMSPDGETLAVRQGLEVEVRAVSGALLRRFTHPGGDPTSGGPRHQGSTLRFSEDGGRIASFLLGDGWRLWSLEDEHVEHLDAYAALDSLIGFAVPRPGDWDLEAGTSTLFVHRPTGTHIRLPAGGPWVCNPAAPRYLASDDLHLELRAR
- a CDS encoding FAD-dependent oxidoreductase; translation: MKTDSTSVLVVGGGLVGLSAAMFLAWRGVPTVLVERHPGSSPHPRAIGYTPRTLELFRAVGLGPRIPQAPADFRLRRSRVESLAGKWFEETPWTPESRQEPRVEYSPCAGAALSQDRLEPILREKAIALGADIRFETELIGFEQNADGVVASLRARDGSEYAMRAAYLIAADGHRSPIREALGIGRKGRGHIRTLRSVLFRAPLEEYLQKGITQFNIDQPGLQAFLTTYGDGRWVLMFSDDEERDEGTLRAMVSKAIGRTDLELELITTGRWELSALIADSFASGRVFLAGDAAHTLPPTRGGYGANTGIADAHNLAWKLSSVLSGVSTPRLLDTYDAERRPIAWLRHGQLFARADYAADAAGSSKDVPILDDDAVEFGQLYRSTAVLDAGDELPPALRPDQWAGQPGTRAPHAWVFKDDERVSTLDLLQRAWVLLAQEERWCLAAEQVGKQLGIDVQCLRIGVDVRPSDEKAFRTAFGLGTGGASLIRPDGYVAWRASELPADPLRLLGDALRQVSCATR
- a CDS encoding TetR/AcrR family transcriptional regulator, with translation MTARQKPPATEAALIWERPEPANRPAPGPLSRERIVRAAIALADKDGLASVSLRKVGAELNAGPMRLYGYLSTKEELLELMVDAVYGEMASAGPIRGDWREALRSIAQRTRQAAKKHKWFIDLLGGRHHLGPNALAHLEASLAALSEMPGFENIDDILQAVGAVNDYVIGALLSEASELRAELESGMNETEWQNATWPYLQRMIATGRFPTLARVVRDATHPSSDVRFDRGLDCVLDGIAARLSR